One Bosea sp. 124 genomic window, CGACCATGACGCCGTTGATCGGCTGGCGTGGACGGTTGGTCTTGAGCAGGTCGAGGAAGGCAAGCCAGCTCGCCTTCTCGGCCTTGGTGTCGGTGTCCTGCGTGGTGTAGCGGCCGGCCGTGTCGATCAGCACCGCTTCCTCGGCGAACCACCAGTCGCAGTAGCGCGTGCCGCCGACGCCGGCGATGGCGGCAGGCGCCGCGCCGCCACGCGCGAGCGGGAATTTCAACCCGGAATTAACCAGCGCCGTCGTCTTGCCGGCGCCGGGCGGGCCGATGATGACGTACCAGGGCAGGTCGTAGAGATAATCGCCGCCCTCCTTGCCGCGCGCGCGACGCAGCGTCGCCAGGGCATCGCGCATGGCGCCAGACAGCGCGGCGCCGTCGCCTGTCGCCTCCTGCTGCTGTTCCAGCGCTTCGCTGAGTGCTGCGGTGGCGCGGCGGCGGCGGATCACGATCACGGCGATCCAGGCGATCGCGCCGAGCGCCAGCAGCGTGACGATCGGCAACCGCACCCAGATTGACTCGAAGGGCCTGACCTCGCCAACGGCCAGAAACGGCGCGCCGAACCAGATCAGCAGGCCGAGCGCCAGCGTTCCGAGCAGTATCGCGCCGATCCTGAGCCAGGTCGCGAGGTTCATCCGCTTGAGCCTCCGTCAGACGTTGCGCTGGATCACGATCTCGACGCGCCGGTTCTTGGCGCGCCCTTCGCGTGTGGCGTTGGGGGCGATCGGAACGTCGGCGCCCTTGCCCTCGAAGCTGATCCGGTCGGGCTTGCTCAGCTTGGTCCTCAACAGCTCGCCGACCGCCTTGGCGCGCGCCTGCGAGAGTTCGAGATTGGACGGGAAGCGGGCCGTGCGGATCGGCACGTTGTCGGTGTGGCCGAGCACCTTGACGGTGCCGCCCTCGGTCTCCAGCACGGTCGCGATGCGCTCGATCAGCGGCCTGAACTCGTCCCGCACCGCCGCCTGTCCCGGCTCGAACAGGGTGATGTCGACGAGCCGGACGATGATGACGTTGGGCGTGACCTGGCAGACGATCGGCGGCTGCACGGCGCCGCAGACCTTGGGCAGCACGGGCGGTGGCGCCACAGGCGGCGGCGGGGCCGAGAAGACCTTGCGGACGATGCCGAGCTCGCCCTTGGGATGGACCGTGAGCAGGGCGGAGGCCGCAGCTTCGGCATTGCCGCCGAGCAAGGCGCGGAAGACGAAATAGAGGCCGAGCACGGCGAGGCCAGCGAGCGCTGCCACCGACCAGACCGGAATCTTGAAGCGCGCGACCTGCGAGGCGACCGCCTGTCCGCGCCAGCGCGGCGAGAGCTCGGGGTCGGGTTGCTTCACCCGGCGCAGCGTCTCGAACAGGTTGCGCTGGATCATCTGGAGATTGGCGGCTCCGCCGGAGGAGGTCCGGTGGATGCCCTGGAAACCCAGCGCCAGACAGGCATGCATCATCTCGAGCAGATCGTAATTCACCGAGGGATCGGCCTTGGCGCGGTCGAGTTCCTCGAAGAAACGCACGCCGCCGGTGCGCTCGCCGAAGAAGCGCGAGAGCATGCTGTGCTGGGTCCAGACATGCCGGTCCTCACCCGGAATGTTCTGGACTATGTCGTCGGCCGCGGCGCAGAGGACGTATTTCGCAATCCGGGTCTGCTCGGCCGAGGCACCGGCAGCGCGGACCTCGTGCTCGAAGGCCTCGATCGTTTCGGTGACCTGGCCGAGAAGCTGCGCCGGCGGGGCGCTGCTCAAAGAGGAGCGCAGGCGCCCGAGCAGCAGCAGCAAGGGACCGGCGGCGCGCAGCAGCGGGTTGGCGTTGGGCGTCAGGAGCTGGTCGCGCCGCGGCATCGGGCCGCTAGCGGGAGCTTGCGGGGGTGGCGCGGATCGCGGTGCCGTCTGCTGCGGTGCCGAAAGCCACTCGTCACCGGTGCCGGGCACGCCGGGCGAGGGTGCGGCAGGAGCTCCATAAGGGGTCGGTGCGGCATAGGGAGAGGGCGCGGCCGGCGCGGCCTGCGCCGGGCGGGAGGGCAGGGGCGCGCGGCGTCCGGCCGGGTTCGGCTTGATGATGGTCCGGTCCGAGCGGCCGAACGGATCGGAAGGCGAACCCGGATCGCTCATCGCCTGCCCTCGAGCACGGCCCAGAGCTCCATTTCGAGATCGGGCCAGTCACCGGAGAAATGCATGCCGATCGAACTCGCCGTCGAGAATTCGGGCCAGAGCGGCGAGGCGCGGTCGAGATAGAAATAGACATGGTCCGTCAGCGCACGGATCTGCGGCGGCGGCGTCGGCAGGTGGACGAGGCTGATGCCCGGCAGATGGGCATGCACGATCTCGTTCATCTTGGTGTTGGGGCCGACCTTGAAGAGCTGCGGGAACTGCGCCTGGATCTCCGTGAGCGGGCGCCGTGCCGCGACCTCCAGGATCAGTGTCGCGTTGCGGACCAGGCTGCGGTCGCGGATCGTCGACATGAAGGCGTTGGGTGCGCGCTCGGTGATCTCGAGCCGGATGGCGCGGCGGCCGAGATTGGCCGAGAGGAAGTCCTGGATGTCGCGCACGACCGGCGTGAAGCAGGTTTCCAGATCGTCATGGTCGTAGGCCGGATAGTCGCGGGCGCGGCGCTCGGCCGTGGTGAAGGTGGCGAGTTCGCCGGCCAGCGCGACGAAGGTCACGAACAGGCGCTCGGGATGGACATAACGCGACTGGCGCAGATGCTTCAGCACCGGGATCTGCCGGTTCAGGAGCTGCAGCATGAAGTAATCGGCGCTCTGCAGGCCGCCACCGGCGGTCGGGTCGGCGGCGTAGCGGGCGAGTTCTTCAAGCTTGTTGTCGATCCAGCCGATGACCCGGTCGAGCCAGCCCTCGATCACCGGATAAGCCGAGCAAACCAGGACCGGCGGCGCGAATTTCTCGTCGAACAGGATCGCCCGGTCGCGGACCTCGAGGATGCGCCCGAGAGCCAGGCCGACATAGCCGGCCTTGGCGGTCTTGCGCAGTTCCAGCGTCAGGCGCGGATGGGCGATGTCGATCTCCTCCTCGATCCGCAGCGAGGCGGTCGAATCGATGAGCATCTCGGTCGCGGGAACGTAGCGGCTGGCGCTGCCGTTCAGCGTGTCCTCGACCTCGCGGGTGTTGGCCGAGGCCAGCGGCAGCGAGAGCCAGACGATCTGGCCGGCGGCATTCTCCGGCACCTCGATCGCCAGCGGCAACGGGCTGTTGTCGGGCATTGCGAAGGGCGTGCCGTCCGGCATGACGCCGACGGCGCGGCGCAGGCCTATCCGGCTCTGCTGGGCGAGATCGCGGTCGATCTCCAACACCGAGAATCCCCATGGGTAAGGAGTGACGTGCCGGACACGGTTTTCCAGCAGGTTCTCAAGATACCGATCGTTCTGCTGGAAGTGATGCGGCCTTAGGAAAAGCCCTTCCGACCAGACGACCTTGCTGTACCACGACATCCGGGTCTCGCTCACTCAAAGGCATGCGGGCAACCTTATACGGGTCACCAACAAGCGTCACCAAGCGAATGCTAGACGCAGCCGAACCGGCTGCCATCATTGACTTGAATGATGCGCGGTTGCGCGATTGCGGGCAGTCGATCAGGATCGAATCCGCTGCCGATCCGGATCGTCCGCGCGCGCCGCGGCGAGGCCCGGACGGCGGCCTGCAAGCAGGAGCCATCGATGCCGACAGGCCCAGCCGCGCGAATTCTGGACGTGGTTCTGCATCCGCTGCCCGGCATCCTCCAGCCCGGTCCCGGCAGTCCGACCGTACTGATCGGCGGGCTGCCGGCCTGGCGCGGCGTTTCGGCCGCCGCGGCGGCCGCGATCCAGGCGGCGCGTCAGGTCTCGGACGCGGCCATCACCACGGCGGAAGCGGCGACCGTCGCGGCTGCGCCGACGCCGGGCGCGGCCGCTGCGAAGGCGGCCGAGGAGACCGTCAAGTCGACTGCCGCTGCGACGATGGGCTCGATGATCACCGGAGCCGCCGGTGGAGCGGATATCCACAACTGTCTGACGCCGTTGCCGATTCCACCGCATGGCCCCGGTGTCGTCATCGACGGGTCGCAGACCGTGCTGATCAACAATCTCTCGGCCTGCCGCGTCGGCGACACGATCATCGAGGCGGTCGGTCCGCCGAACAAGATCGTCATGGGGATGGTGAACGTCATCATCGGTGGCTGACGGGCAGGGTGTCCTCGGCTAGGAGGGGGCTGGCGCGGATTCCTCCGCCCGACCCGGATCACCAGAGGATACAGAGCATGCCCATCGAACGCATCGGAGTGACGCAGCGCTGGTGCGATGCCGCGATCTTCAACGGCATCGTCTTCCTCGCCGGCCATGTCGCCGAGAAGACCGAGGGTCGGCCGCTGGCTGAGCAGACCACCGAGGTGCTGGCCTTGCTGGAAGAGACGCTGGAAAGCGCCGGAAGCGACAAGACCCGCATCCTGAGCGTGCAGATCTTCCTCACCGACATCTCGAAGATCGCCGAGATGAACGCCGTCTGGGACGCCTGGGTGCCGGCCGGCACGGCACCGGCCCGCGCGACCGTCGAGGCGAAGCTGGCCTCGCCCGGCCACGACATCGAGATCACGGCCGTGGCGGCGAAGCTCGGCCTGTAAGGCGCTGTGATTGGAAATGCCCGTCATGATCGGGACAAGCCCGACCATGACGGGCGGTGGTCGAACCCTCCGCTGCCTTCACTTCCCGCCGCGGTCGTAGCACTCGGCGAAGTAGAGCATGAAGGCGTCGACGAGGCCGTCCTCATACGGGGCGGTCTTGGCGTCCCAGCGGGCCACATAGGCGTCCCACATCTTCGCCTTGCGCGAGCCGAGCAGCGAATCGAGGCCGCGCTCCTGCGCCATGCTTTCGGCGATGGCCTGCGGATCGAGATCCTCAACCAGCATGCGCAGCGCGTGCTGCATGGCCGAATAGGTCTTGATCTGGTGGGCCTTGAGATCGCGGAAGCTCTCGTCGAAGGCCTTTTGCGCGCTGAGATAGCCGCTCTTCGGCTTGCCGAAGATGAGCTGCAGCGCGTCGTCGACTGTCGGCGAGAATTTCAGCGGGTTGTTGTCCTGCGCCTGGATCATCGTCTGGTTGGCGCTGCGGGCGATGCGCTTGCTCTCGGCGCGAGCGGCAAGCAACTGTTTCAGCTCGATCGCGACGAGGCGCATCAATCCGCCAAGCTGCTCGGCGAAGGCGCCCGGATCCTGCCAGCCCAGATCGCCGGTCGAGAGGCCCGCGCCCTTGGCGAAGCGCTGAACGAACTCGGCCGCCGAGATCGCGGGCATTCCGGCCGGCGTCGGCGGCGGCGCGAAGGGCTGCGAGGGTGAGGGCGGCGGCGGGTCCGCCTGCGGTCGCGGAGTGATCGCCGGGGCGGGCTCCGCCGCCGATGGATCGCCCCAGGGATCGCCCGGCGGCAGTTCGGCGGTGAGCGGGCGGCGCGGCGTCGGGATCGGCGCGACGGGCTCGACTGGGGCCGCCGGCGGGGCTTGATAGGGCGCCCAGGCGAAATCGTCGCCGCCCGGTTGTGGCGCGGGCCGTGGTGGCAAGGGAGCCGCCGGCCCGGTCGTCGGGGCCGGAATATCAGCGGCCCAGTCGATGAAGCCGTCATGGACGGGGCGGTGCTTGTTCGGGGGCAGCAGGTCGCGGCGCGGGATCGGCGGAGCCTCGTCGCCGCTCGCCGACCAGAGCGATTCCGGCTGCGGGGCGAAGCTGGACGCGCCGGCGGGCTCCGAGCCCGGCACGGAGGCGCCGTCGATCGTGACGGCGATGACGTAATGCCCAATCTCGAGCCTGTCGCCATGCTGCAGCCGGTAGGGCGACTGCACGCGCTGGCTCCCGCCATTGACGTAGGTGCCGTTGGTCGAGACGTCGCGGAGCCAGTAGTCGCCGTCGCGGAAGCGGACCTCGCAATGGCGCCCGGAGATCGCCCGCGTCGGATCGGGCAGGGCCCAGTCGAGATGCTGGTCGCGGCCGATGTCGAGCCCCCGGCCACCGCTCAGCGTGACGCTGAGGGGGCCGCCATCAGGCAGCGTGGTCTCGTTCTCGATCGTCAGCGTCAGGGGCATCGCGAAACTCTTGGACGCAGCCGCCTTGCACGCGGCCATCTTGCCCGCGGTCGTGACGCCGCGCATGGCGGCGATCCGGCGGCCCCTCGCACGGGGGCGGTGCTGCGGGCGCGCGGCTCCGCCGGTGCGCACTCAGGATGTGGTCTTGCCGTCATCATCGGCCAATCGAATGCATGCTTCGATGCAGTTGCGCAATGCGGCCTGATGCTCGCGGCCCGAAAGCCGTGCTAGCGCCGTCAGGACCGCGATGCGCGCCATC contains:
- the tssL gene encoding type VI secretion system protein TssL, long form, with the protein product MSDPGSPSDPFGRSDRTIIKPNPAGRRAPLPSRPAQAAPAAPSPYAAPTPYGAPAAPSPGVPGTGDEWLSAPQQTAPRSAPPPQAPASGPMPRRDQLLTPNANPLLRAAGPLLLLLGRLRSSLSSAPPAQLLGQVTETIEAFEHEVRAAGASAEQTRIAKYVLCAAADDIVQNIPGEDRHVWTQHSMLSRFFGERTGGVRFFEELDRAKADPSVNYDLLEMMHACLALGFQGIHRTSSGGAANLQMIQRNLFETLRRVKQPDPELSPRWRGQAVASQVARFKIPVWSVAALAGLAVLGLYFVFRALLGGNAEAAASALLTVHPKGELGIVRKVFSAPPPPVAPPPVLPKVCGAVQPPIVCQVTPNVIIVRLVDITLFEPGQAAVRDEFRPLIERIATVLETEGGTVKVLGHTDNVPIRTARFPSNLELSQARAKAVGELLRTKLSKPDRISFEGKGADVPIAPNATREGRAKNRRVEIVIQRNV
- the tssK gene encoding type VI secretion system baseplate subunit TssK, with amino-acid sequence MSWYSKVVWSEGLFLRPHHFQQNDRYLENLLENRVRHVTPYPWGFSVLEIDRDLAQQSRIGLRRAVGVMPDGTPFAMPDNSPLPLAIEVPENAAGQIVWLSLPLASANTREVEDTLNGSASRYVPATEMLIDSTASLRIEEEIDIAHPRLTLELRKTAKAGYVGLALGRILEVRDRAILFDEKFAPPVLVCSAYPVIEGWLDRVIGWIDNKLEELARYAADPTAGGGLQSADYFMLQLLNRQIPVLKHLRQSRYVHPERLFVTFVALAGELATFTTAERRARDYPAYDHDDLETCFTPVVRDIQDFLSANLGRRAIRLEITERAPNAFMSTIRDRSLVRNATLILEVAARRPLTEIQAQFPQLFKVGPNTKMNEIVHAHLPGISLVHLPTPPPQIRALTDHVYFYLDRASPLWPEFSTASSIGMHFSGDWPDLEMELWAVLEGRR
- a CDS encoding PAAR domain-containing protein, which translates into the protein MPTGPAARILDVVLHPLPGILQPGPGSPTVLIGGLPAWRGVSAAAAAAIQAARQVSDAAITTAEAATVAAAPTPGAAAAKAAEETVKSTAAATMGSMITGAAGGADIHNCLTPLPIPPHGPGVVIDGSQTVLINNLSACRVGDTIIEAVGPPNKIVMGMVNVIIGG
- a CDS encoding RidA family protein, with amino-acid sequence MPIERIGVTQRWCDAAIFNGIVFLAGHVAEKTEGRPLAEQTTEVLALLEETLESAGSDKTRILSVQIFLTDISKIAEMNAVWDAWVPAGTAPARATVEAKLASPGHDIEITAVAAKLGL
- the tagH gene encoding type VI secretion system-associated FHA domain protein TagH — translated: MRGVTTAGKMAACKAAASKSFAMPLTLTIENETTLPDGGPLSVTLSGGRGLDIGRDQHLDWALPDPTRAISGRHCEVRFRDGDYWLRDVSTNGTYVNGGSQRVQSPYRLQHGDRLEIGHYVIAVTIDGASVPGSEPAGASSFAPQPESLWSASGDEAPPIPRRDLLPPNKHRPVHDGFIDWAADIPAPTTGPAAPLPPRPAPQPGGDDFAWAPYQAPPAAPVEPVAPIPTPRRPLTAELPPGDPWGDPSAAEPAPAITPRPQADPPPPSPSQPFAPPPTPAGMPAISAAEFVQRFAKGAGLSTGDLGWQDPGAFAEQLGGLMRLVAIELKQLLAARAESKRIARSANQTMIQAQDNNPLKFSPTVDDALQLIFGKPKSGYLSAQKAFDESFRDLKAHQIKTYSAMQHALRMLVEDLDPQAIAESMAQERGLDSLLGSRKAKMWDAYVARWDAKTAPYEDGLVDAFMLYFAECYDRGGK